One genomic region from Saprospiraceae bacterium encodes:
- a CDS encoding DMT family transporter — protein MLNPITPRLSLLLGALCIAFSPIFTKMTGLPGLSSAFYRVAIAFVLFLPYVLYKRCYIIDLKKLALPLFCGLLFALDLACWNQSLMITNTAVATVLGNLAPVWAGMLLFAFTDYKPTMFYWTGVVIALVGLIVMIGWGIVSHLAFDRGSTLALMASGFYACYIVVTSRARLGLSTLTFMFYSMMGYLISAAVFAVWSGAPLGGFSTYSWIALILLAVVPQLLGWLFVNYALGSLPSTEVSMVLLSQIVLASLLATVVFKEVLTITEILGGCIVILGIAITYIKPRWSFRKISKV, from the coding sequence GTGCTTAATCCCATTACCCCCAGGCTGTCCTTATTATTGGGTGCTTTGTGCATCGCTTTTTCGCCGATATTCACTAAGATGACTGGGTTGCCGGGTTTGAGCTCGGCTTTTTATAGAGTGGCGATTGCATTTGTACTTTTTCTGCCTTATGTACTTTATAAAAGGTGTTATATCATCGATCTTAAGAAGTTGGCTTTGCCTTTGTTTTGTGGCCTGTTATTTGCCCTGGACCTGGCCTGTTGGAATCAATCGCTCATGATCACCAATACGGCAGTCGCTACTGTATTGGGCAACCTGGCACCGGTATGGGCGGGTATGTTGCTCTTTGCATTTACCGATTATAAGCCGACGATGTTTTATTGGACGGGTGTGGTCATCGCCCTGGTGGGTTTGATCGTCATGATCGGCTGGGGGATCGTGAGTCATCTGGCATTTGATCGTGGGAGTACATTGGCATTGATGGCCAGTGGTTTTTACGCTTGTTATATAGTGGTCACTTCGAGAGCGAGGTTGGGACTGTCTACTTTGACTTTTATGTTTTATTCGATGATGGGTTATTTGATCTCAGCAGCGGTGTTTGCAGTGTGGTCGGGTGCTCCTTTGGGTGGATTTAGCACTTACAGTTGGATTGCGCTGATCTTGCTGGCGGTAGTGCCTCAGCTGTTGGGTTGGTTATTTGTCAATTATGCTTTGGGGAGTCTGCCATCTACAGAGGTATCGATGGTGTTGCTGAGCCAGATTGTCCTGGCTAGTTTGCTTGCCACTGTAGTATTTAAAGAAGTCCTGACTATAACAGAGATCCTGGGAGGGTGTATCGTCATACTGGGTATAGCCATTACTTATATAAAACCTAGATGGAGCTTTAGAAAGATCTCAAAGGTTTAA
- a CDS encoding cupin domain-containing protein, with product MKNIPILLTFLFLSQVIYGQKILSNVYAATSPGIILHGENNPMKYFQLELIQLAPNKRYKKKTHTTEHLILAKSGSPLLTSGTIHNILTPTSLAMIVKGQKYQMKNTSAQDAWFYVLSYEDRDPSKGSDTAKSFVRLVDDLAFHAHERGGVRSYFDKATSQTKRFEVHATTLKAGLKSHDPHTHKSEEIILMIEGDTEMLIGERHYQAHGGDTYYVESMDLHGIQNKGMGLCSYYAIQWE from the coding sequence ATGAAAAATATCCCAATCTTATTAACCTTCCTTTTCCTCAGCCAGGTCATTTACGGTCAAAAAATATTATCCAATGTCTATGCGGCTACTTCACCTGGCATCATCCTCCATGGAGAAAATAACCCGATGAAATATTTTCAACTTGAACTCATCCAACTCGCCCCAAATAAAAGGTATAAAAAAAAGACTCATACTACAGAACATCTCATCCTTGCAAAATCCGGCTCTCCACTGTTGACCTCAGGCACCATCCATAATATCCTGACCCCTACCAGCCTGGCCATGATCGTAAAAGGACAAAAGTACCAGATGAAGAATACTTCTGCACAAGACGCCTGGTTTTATGTCCTGTCCTATGAAGATCGTGATCCATCCAAAGGCTCCGATACAGCAAAATCATTCGTACGACTGGTAGATGATCTTGCCTTTCATGCGCACGAGCGCGGAGGGGTGCGAAGCTATTTTGACAAAGCTACTTCCCAGACTAAGCGCTTTGAAGTACATGCTACCACGCTCAAAGCAGGCCTCAAAAGCCACGACCCGCATACGCATAAATCAGAAGAGATCATCCTCATGATTGAAGGTGATACCGAGATGTTGATCGGAGAGCGACATTATCAGGCTCATGGCGGTGATACATATTATGTAGAGTCGATGGATTTGCACGGGATCCAAAATAAGGGGATGGGGCTGTGCAGTTATTATGCGATACAGTGGGAGTAG
- a CDS encoding alpha-glucuronidase — MKHKYIFLGSLLLIFSTTLHVSADDGYRLWLKYDKITDAAILKSYSGVIKSISLQAPSSALNDNALKELKTGLHGLLGSSIPISAASRSKQIVLQLIPPEGVIDHEEGYRLSYDKKLIRIQATTDRGLLYGAFGLLRHLQMWLPLEQLDQTRAPKINLRILNHWDNPNGTIERGYAGSTLWKWADLPDCVDERYTDYARANASIGINGTVVNNVNASARFLDKEYLYKVAALAKLFRGYGIKTYLSIRFTAPTYLSGLKSADPLDPAVRQWWKDKVDEIYQIIPDFGGFLVKANSEGEPGPQDYNRTHADGANMLAEALAPHGGIVMWRAFVYKADPNNDRAAESYNEFKPLDGAFKANVMVQVKNGPIDFQPREPFHPLFGAMPQTPLMMEFQITQEYLGQSTHWVYLANLFKEVLESDTYARGPGSTVAKVIDGSLDHHQLTGIAGVANTGSDRNWCGHIGNQANWYSFGRLSWDPSLATTVIADEWIKMTLTHQPTAISMINDLMMKSHEACVDYMTPLGLHHIMGESIHFGPQPWLEKSRRADWTSAYYHRADSVGLGFDRTITGSNALGLYAKEIQQRWGDPDKIPLQYLLWFHHVAWDKQLPGGKTLWETLCAHYYKGVSQATKALQQWQSLKPSSIDPEVYASIEGKLKRQQWEAEWWKDACLLYFQTYSKMDVPSQYPKIIRSLEELKELVRLYQMR, encoded by the coding sequence ATGAAGCATAAATATATTTTCCTTGGGTCATTGCTCTTGATCTTTAGTACTACGCTGCATGTGAGCGCCGACGATGGATATCGTCTTTGGCTTAAATATGATAAGATCACTGACGCTGCCATTTTAAAAAGCTACTCCGGTGTCATTAAAAGTATTTCACTGCAAGCTCCATCCTCTGCTCTCAACGACAATGCGCTCAAAGAATTAAAAACCGGTCTCCATGGATTGTTGGGCAGCTCGATTCCAATCTCTGCCGCTTCAAGATCTAAACAAATAGTGCTCCAACTTATTCCACCCGAGGGAGTGATCGACCATGAAGAAGGCTATCGACTGAGTTATGATAAGAAGTTGATCCGGATCCAGGCGACGACTGACCGGGGTCTTTTATACGGTGCATTTGGACTACTCCGGCATCTACAAATGTGGCTACCTCTTGAGCAACTGGATCAGACTAGAGCTCCTAAAATCAATCTCCGAATACTCAATCACTGGGATAATCCCAACGGCACAATCGAAAGGGGATATGCTGGTTCTACTCTGTGGAAATGGGCTGATCTGCCGGATTGTGTGGATGAGCGATACACTGATTATGCACGGGCCAATGCTTCTATAGGGATCAATGGAACGGTAGTCAATAATGTCAATGCCAGCGCCAGGTTTTTAGACAAAGAATATTTATACAAAGTAGCAGCCTTAGCCAAGTTATTTCGCGGTTATGGTATCAAGACCTATCTATCCATCCGATTTACTGCACCTACCTACCTGAGTGGATTAAAGTCCGCTGATCCGCTGGATCCTGCTGTTAGACAATGGTGGAAAGACAAAGTCGATGAGATCTACCAGATCATCCCTGACTTTGGTGGTTTTCTGGTAAAAGCCAATAGCGAAGGTGAGCCTGGTCCCCAGGATTACAATCGTACCCATGCTGATGGCGCCAATATGCTTGCAGAAGCCCTGGCGCCACACGGAGGCATTGTGATGTGGAGAGCATTCGTGTATAAAGCCGATCCCAACAATGACCGCGCCGCAGAGTCCTACAATGAATTTAAGCCTCTGGATGGGGCTTTTAAAGCCAATGTAATGGTTCAGGTCAAAAATGGTCCTATTGATTTTCAACCCAGAGAGCCATTTCATCCGTTGTTTGGAGCTATGCCTCAGACCCCGCTGATGATGGAGTTTCAGATCACCCAGGAGTATCTGGGTCAATCAACCCATTGGGTCTATCTGGCCAATTTATTTAAAGAAGTATTAGAGTCGGATACTTATGCCCGGGGACCAGGATCTACTGTGGCCAAAGTGATCGACGGGAGCCTGGATCATCATCAACTCACCGGCATCGCAGGGGTAGCAAATACCGGCTCCGATCGCAACTGGTGTGGTCATATTGGCAACCAGGCCAATTGGTATAGTTTTGGCCGTCTGTCCTGGGACCCATCACTAGCCACCACTGTCATTGCAGACGAATGGATCAAAATGACCCTAACACACCAACCAACTGCCATCTCTATGATCAATGACCTCATGATGAAAAGCCATGAAGCTTGTGTGGACTATATGACACCGTTGGGGCTCCATCATATCATGGGTGAAAGTATCCATTTTGGCCCTCAGCCCTGGTTAGAAAAAAGCCGCCGCGCAGATTGGACATCCGCTTATTATCATCGGGCTGATAGTGTGGGGCTGGGTTTTGATCGCACGATCACCGGTAGTAACGCGCTTGGATTATATGCCAAAGAGATACAGCAACGCTGGGGAGATCCTGACAAAATCCCACTCCAATATTTATTATGGTTTCATCATGTAGCCTGGGATAAACAATTGCCTGGGGGCAAGACTTTGTGGGAAACGCTTTGTGCCCATTATTATAAAGGGGTATCACAGGCGACTAAAGCGTTACAACAATGGCAATCGCTAAAACCTTCATCCATAGATCCTGAAGTATATGCATCTATCGAAGGCAAACTCAAACGACAGCAGTGGGAAGCAGAATGGTGGAAAGATGCCTGTTTACTTTATTTTCAAACCTATAGTAAGATGGATGTTCCCTCCCAGTACCCTAAAATCATTCGTTCTTTGGAGGAACTCAAGGAATTAGTGCGCTTATACCAGATGCGGTGA
- a CDS encoding PQQ-binding-like beta-propeller repeat protein encodes MIKKTVVYSFPLYAVLTIFLTQACRSHPTKIVWDQSFAGIGSQSSPRPIDINHDGVDDLVMGACKNEYQPTDMGVLALDGKTGKVLWQVASDDQVYGSATLEDINGDQTQDVIIGGRWAFLKAIDGSNGKVIWSYTRPDSTDPVLKYAHYNFYNSVLVPDQNNDGVKDILIQNGGNHAASPNDSIHRYPGVLMVFDGKSGQVLAADLMPDGRESYMAPLYFEQPDKSQWIVFGSGGETFGGHLFLARLEDLMHRQLKNAVIIATEPTSQGFIGPPVLADINHDQYLDIISISHGSSVFAIDGRTSKMIWSTTIPASESSNSFAVGQFTGDETPDFFTFVSRGVWPHSTGSVQVLLDGKDGRIAFTDSIGCAGFSSPVAYDLNHDGTDEVIISINEYDCNRGYTATSRLDIENKLLAINFKNHEIQNIEQLKGFKNIFSTPYLGDLDHDGYLDIVYSQFYSPTDDLLIFLGMRTKRVSTSIKMKKPVKWGGYMGSNANGQY; translated from the coding sequence ATGATTAAAAAGACAGTCGTATATTCATTTCCTCTTTACGCAGTATTAACTATTTTTTTAACCCAGGCTTGCCGCTCTCACCCTACAAAGATCGTTTGGGATCAAAGCTTTGCAGGTATTGGCTCTCAGTCTTCACCCAGGCCGATCGATATCAATCACGATGGAGTGGATGACCTGGTAATGGGGGCTTGCAAAAACGAATATCAGCCTACAGATATGGGGGTTCTGGCTCTCGATGGCAAGACCGGTAAGGTGCTTTGGCAAGTGGCGTCCGATGATCAGGTATATGGCTCAGCTACCCTCGAAGACATCAATGGTGATCAAACCCAAGATGTCATCATAGGTGGTAGATGGGCTTTTTTAAAAGCGATAGATGGTAGCAATGGCAAGGTGATCTGGTCATATACCAGGCCGGACTCCACTGATCCGGTACTCAAATATGCTCACTACAATTTTTACAACAGTGTATTGGTACCCGATCAAAATAATGATGGCGTGAAGGACATTTTAATTCAAAACGGGGGCAATCATGCTGCCAGCCCCAATGATTCCATCCACCGATACCCAGGCGTACTGATGGTATTTGATGGTAAGTCAGGTCAAGTGCTTGCAGCCGACTTGATGCCAGATGGGAGAGAGTCCTATATGGCTCCTTTATATTTTGAACAACCTGACAAAAGTCAATGGATCGTCTTTGGTAGTGGTGGAGAGACTTTTGGCGGTCATCTATTCCTCGCCCGATTGGAAGATCTGATGCATCGACAACTTAAGAATGCCGTTATCATTGCAACCGAGCCCACCAGCCAGGGATTTATAGGTCCTCCCGTGCTGGCGGATATCAATCATGACCAATATCTTGATATTATATCTATATCTCATGGTAGTTCTGTATTTGCGATAGATGGCCGTACTTCAAAGATGATCTGGAGCACGACGATCCCTGCTTCAGAATCCAGCAATAGCTTCGCCGTCGGTCAATTTACCGGAGATGAGACCCCTGATTTTTTTACTTTCGTGAGCAGAGGGGTGTGGCCGCATAGCACAGGCTCAGTGCAGGTCCTGTTAGATGGCAAAGATGGCCGTATCGCTTTCACCGATTCTATTGGCTGCGCAGGATTCTCATCGCCTGTAGCATATGACCTCAATCATGATGGCACGGACGAAGTGATCATCAGTATCAATGAGTATGACTGCAATCGTGGTTATACTGCCACCAGCAGACTGGATATCGAAAACAAACTGTTAGCCATTAACTTCAAAAATCATGAAATACAGAATATAGAACAGCTCAAGGGTTTTAAAAATATATTCTCGACTCCCTACCTGGGTGATCTGGATCATGATGGTTATCTGGACATCGTCTACAGCCAGTTTTATAGTCCCACGGATGATCTTTTGATCTTTCTTGGTATGCGAACCAAAAGAGTGAGCACCTCTATAAAAATGAAAAAACCTGTCAAATGGGGAGGATATATGGGCAGTAATGCCAATGGTCAATATTAA
- a CDS encoding amidophosphoribosyltransferase has protein sequence MSDSIKHECGLALVRLKKPLEYYHEKYGTALYGLYRLQLLMQKMRNRGQDGAGLVTIKLDAQPGTRYISRKRSNSVNYLTDLFNDVFNNFRGLKPALLDNPAWLRKQMPYTGELLMGHLRYGTHGANTIETVHPFLRQNNWISRNLVLAGNFNLTNVEELFSELVSFGQYPKEKSDTVTILEKIGHFLDDEVQRLFNWYKPDGYSNEEINQFIFDNLDLQRLLRRACKKFDGGYVMGGLIGHGDAFVIRDPHGIRPAYWYEDDEIVAMASERPAIQTALTVSAKYVKELKPGHALIIKRNGQVSEVPFIDDIPERKACSFERIYFSKGTDRDIYLERKKLGVQLVDPVLRSVNYDFENTVFSYVPNTAETAFFGLVEGLQISIDAYKKQKLLDLKDNLTEAKINEIMNWRPRIEKLVIKDEKLRTFIADEEIRNEMVGYVYDVTYGIVRNKIDTLVLIDDSIVRGTTLRNSILRNLARLKPKKIIVLSSCPQIRFPDCYGIDMSKMSEFVAFQALVELLRKNNKEYLLDEAYQRCKAQEKKPKEEVTNEVKALYKEFTPEQISAEIAQIVKPVDLDLEIEVIYQTLEGLHEACPNHTGDWYFSGDYPTPGGNKVVNKAFIYYMEKINERAYA, from the coding sequence ATGAGTGATAGCATCAAACACGAATGCGGTCTGGCCTTAGTAAGACTCAAAAAACCACTCGAGTACTATCATGAAAAATATGGTACGGCACTCTATGGGCTCTATAGACTCCAATTGCTCATGCAGAAAATGCGCAACCGTGGTCAGGATGGAGCCGGCCTGGTCACCATCAAACTGGATGCTCAGCCCGGTACCCGATACATCAGTCGTAAAAGGAGCAACAGTGTCAATTATCTCACGGACTTATTTAATGATGTATTCAACAATTTCAGGGGGCTTAAACCGGCATTATTAGACAATCCAGCCTGGCTTAGGAAGCAAATGCCCTATACCGGCGAATTACTCATGGGTCACTTACGATATGGCACACACGGTGCCAATACCATAGAAACAGTCCACCCTTTTCTAAGACAAAACAACTGGATCAGCCGAAACCTGGTGCTCGCAGGCAATTTTAACCTCACCAATGTAGAAGAGCTTTTTTCAGAGCTGGTATCCTTTGGTCAATATCCCAAAGAAAAATCAGACACAGTAACTATCCTAGAAAAAATCGGTCACTTCCTCGACGATGAAGTGCAACGACTCTTTAACTGGTACAAACCGGATGGTTACTCCAACGAGGAGATCAATCAATTTATATTTGACAATCTCGATCTGCAAAGATTGCTGCGCCGAGCTTGTAAAAAATTTGATGGTGGTTATGTGATGGGCGGATTGATCGGTCACGGGGACGCATTCGTAATCAGAGACCCTCACGGCATCAGACCAGCTTATTGGTATGAAGATGACGAGATTGTGGCGATGGCCTCCGAAAGACCAGCTATCCAGACTGCACTGACCGTATCTGCTAAATATGTCAAAGAGCTCAAACCCGGTCATGCACTGATCATTAAAAGAAATGGCCAGGTGTCAGAAGTGCCTTTTATCGATGACATACCCGAGCGGAAGGCATGCTCCTTTGAACGAATCTATTTTTCTAAGGGGACAGACAGGGACATCTATCTGGAAAGGAAAAAACTCGGAGTCCAGTTAGTAGATCCTGTACTGCGTTCAGTCAACTATGATTTTGAAAACACAGTATTCTCCTATGTGCCTAATACTGCAGAAACTGCTTTTTTTGGCCTCGTAGAAGGCCTGCAGATCAGTATAGATGCTTATAAAAAACAAAAACTACTCGATCTAAAAGACAATCTCACAGAAGCCAAGATCAATGAAATCATGAATTGGCGGCCGAGGATAGAGAAGTTAGTCATCAAAGATGAAAAACTCAGGACCTTTATAGCGGATGAAGAAATCCGAAATGAAATGGTGGGATATGTATATGATGTAACTTATGGGATCGTTAGAAACAAAATCGACACCCTCGTACTGATCGACGACAGCATCGTGCGGGGCACTACGCTTCGCAACAGCATATTGCGCAACCTGGCTAGATTAAAACCAAAAAAGATCATCGTTTTGTCTTCTTGCCCACAGATCAGGTTTCCAGACTGCTATGGTATTGATATGTCCAAAATGTCAGAGTTTGTAGCTTTCCAGGCTTTAGTAGAGTTACTTCGTAAAAACAATAAAGAATATCTGCTGGACGAAGCCTATCAAAGATGTAAAGCACAGGAGAAGAAGCCAAAAGAAGAAGTCACTAATGAAGTAAAAGCCTTGTATAAGGAGTTTACTCCAGAACAAATATCTGCCGAGATCGCTCAAATCGTCAAACCTGTAGATTTGGATTTGGAGATTGAAGTTATCTACCAGACCCTTGAAGGCTTGCATGAAGCATGCCCCAATCATACTGGTGACTGGTATTTCTCTGGTGACTATCCTACCCCAGGGGGAAATAAAGTAGTCAACAAGGCTTTTATCTATTATATGGAAAAAATCAATGAAAGAGCATACGCTTAA
- a CDS encoding phytanoyl-CoA dioxygenase family protein: protein MEATILKDLSATYILNEDQINFFQKNGFIKLKQVLSEATLKYMNAIISQEVKRLNTQDLPMELRDTYAKAFLQIMNLWTKSEEVREIVFGTKLAKIAAELLQVTGVRMYHDQALYKEPGGGHTPWHADQYYWPLVTDRAVTVWIPLQKTPLEMGPLEFSAGSQNLRTGRNKKISDESQALLEQALKDHDYPHVIEPFDAGEVSFHLGWLFHRAGPNKTQTMRSVMTIIYMDEDMRLKTPENENQVADWETWCPGAEVDQVVDTPLNPVIYTTKKEV from the coding sequence ATGGAAGCTACCATACTGAAGGATCTCTCCGCCACCTATATACTCAATGAGGATCAAATAAATTTTTTTCAAAAAAATGGTTTCATCAAACTCAAACAAGTATTGTCCGAGGCCACTCTGAAATATATGAATGCGATCATCTCTCAGGAGGTAAAGCGACTTAATACCCAGGATCTGCCTATGGAGCTGCGTGACACCTATGCTAAAGCATTTTTGCAGATTATGAATCTTTGGACCAAGTCTGAGGAGGTCAGGGAGATCGTCTTTGGAACGAAGCTGGCGAAGATCGCGGCTGAGCTACTCCAGGTCACCGGAGTCCGGATGTATCATGATCAGGCACTGTATAAAGAACCAGGAGGAGGTCACACCCCATGGCATGCAGACCAATACTACTGGCCGCTGGTGACCGATCGGGCCGTGACGGTATGGATCCCATTACAGAAAACGCCTTTAGAAATGGGCCCGCTAGAATTTAGTGCCGGCAGCCAGAATTTGCGTACTGGCAGAAATAAAAAAATCAGTGATGAAAGTCAGGCCCTCTTAGAACAAGCACTCAAAGATCACGATTATCCTCATGTCATCGAGCCTTTCGACGCCGGTGAAGTCAGTTTTCACCTGGGCTGGCTTTTTCACAGAGCCGGGCCCAATAAAACCCAAACTATGCGCAGCGTCATGACGATCATCTATATGGACGAAGATATGCGTCTAAAAACTCCTGAAAATGAAAACCAGGTGGCTGATTGGGAAACATGGTGTCCCGGTGCTGAAGTAGATCAGGTAGTCGATACGCCTTTAAATCCGGTTATATATACTACCAAGAAAGAAGTCTAA
- a CDS encoding Dabb family protein gives MAKNNVKKESRRKFIGDLSKASLATGMMATTTKNSGNELKKAFIHHVFFWLKNSDSTEDKAKLIQGLRKLSKVKTIQQFHIGVPADTRREVIDSSYSVSWFVLFKNGKDQASYQTDPIHLKFVDECAQLWGRVVVHDTVDAIV, from the coding sequence ATGGCTAAAAATAATGTAAAAAAGGAAAGCAGAAGAAAATTTATAGGTGATTTGAGCAAAGCATCTTTAGCAACCGGCATGATGGCAACTACAACAAAAAATAGTGGGAATGAATTGAAAAAAGCATTTATACATCATGTTTTTTTCTGGTTAAAAAACAGCGATAGCACTGAGGATAAGGCTAAGCTGATACAAGGGCTGAGAAAACTATCCAAAGTCAAAACCATTCAGCAGTTTCACATCGGTGTGCCCGCTGATACCCGCCGGGAGGTGATCGATAGCAGTTATTCTGTGTCCTGGTTTGTTTTATTTAAAAATGGTAAAGATCAAGCCAGTTATCAGACAGATCCGATTCATCTCAAATTTGTAGATGAATGCGCCCAGCTGTGGGGAAGAGTGGTCGTGCATGATACGGTCGATGCTATTGTGTAA
- a CDS encoding DNA alkylation repair protein: protein MDPLKEMFNETYFKKLVKNVSEVYLRVDKKKMYQDLIVGLPARSLNQRMRHTSMVLKKYLPDDYKSALQILDDLIPKMDKGYTTLVFPDYVSLYGLDHLTLSMQALKNYTQYGSSEFAVRSFLKKDFEQTLHIMKAWSLDRDYHVRRLSSEGSRPRLPWSFKLDEIIKDPSLTTPILNNLKSDKELYVRKSVANHLNDISKENPEYMLSLVESWDQSHEHTAWIIKHASRTLVKKGNSAALSMFGVKSEACINVEDFQITPSRIKLGGTIQFKCKIRSISNNPQKILIDYIVHYVKKGGSHAPKVFKLKEFTLNKGEVVEILKNQKIVDFSTRVHYKGIHKIDVQVNGKIYTGGEFVLE, encoded by the coding sequence ATGGACCCGTTAAAAGAAATGTTTAATGAGACTTATTTTAAAAAATTAGTTAAAAATGTATCAGAAGTATATCTCCGGGTCGACAAGAAAAAAATGTATCAGGACCTGATAGTGGGGCTACCGGCACGATCGCTCAATCAAAGAATGAGACATACTTCGATGGTACTTAAAAAATATCTGCCGGATGATTATAAGTCAGCGCTCCAAATCCTCGATGATTTGATCCCAAAAATGGACAAGGGATATACCACGCTGGTGTTTCCAGATTATGTATCATTGTATGGATTGGATCACCTGACTTTGTCTATGCAAGCGCTTAAAAATTATACGCAGTATGGCTCCTCAGAATTTGCAGTGCGATCATTTTTAAAGAAGGACTTTGAACAGACTTTACACATTATGAAGGCTTGGTCTTTGGATCGGGACTACCATGTACGGCGGCTGTCCTCAGAGGGCAGCCGACCCAGACTGCCCTGGTCCTTTAAGCTGGATGAGATCATCAAGGATCCCTCCCTGACTACGCCCATTCTAAATAACTTAAAATCAGACAAGGAGCTGTATGTCAGAAAATCAGTAGCCAATCACCTCAACGATATCTCCAAAGAAAATCCGGAGTATATGCTATCCCTGGTTGAAAGTTGGGATCAATCTCATGAGCACACCGCCTGGATCATCAAACATGCCAGTCGTACCTTGGTCAAAAAAGGGAATTCTGCGGCGCTATCCATGTTTGGTGTGAAATCAGAAGCTTGCATCAATGTAGAAGATTTTCAGATTACTCCATCTCGAATTAAACTAGGTGGGACGATACAATTTAAATGTAAGATCAGGTCGATATCAAATAATCCTCAGAAAATCCTAATAGACTATATTGTTCACTATGTAAAAAAAGGGGGCAGCCATGCTCCGAAGGTATTCAAACTAAAAGAGTTTACTTTGAATAAAGGAGAAGTAGTCGAAATTCTTAAAAACCAAAAAATAGTGGATTTTAGTACCAGAGTGCACTACAAAGGCATTCACAAAATAGATGTACAGGTGAATGGCAAGATATATACCGGGGGCGAGTTTGTATTGGAGTAG
- a CDS encoding endonuclease/exonuclease/phosphatase family protein, with product MLLNRARQLLNHKWIEWSIICSMILVMSMIFFTPDYAIIRKLTAHAFEAVILFLVSAMVFMVLKSPRVMFTCLGICAILCLYLKQKSNSGIKSLFNISSPDFSICQVLISGGSDQYEMVSKSLLNSKADIISIQEVTPDWAIVLNDALSEVYTYEAMLSRIDPYGMVIYSKFPIKKVDTLMSVDTSGAMLIPALKLSLDVNGHQLEFIGCHVLPRLSVGDFEKVQGFFNMISQNAQSNTGENIMISGDLGVTPWDGVLQSLIQSSGLTLSRREPHLFVQPFEHILYSSDITCNQLREVLTPERFHLGIQGYYVFAKTQ from the coding sequence ATGCTTTTGAATAGAGCCCGTCAGTTGTTGAATCATAAATGGATAGAGTGGAGTATCATTTGCTCTATGATATTGGTGATGTCCATGATTTTTTTTACACCGGATTATGCTATCATCAGGAAACTGACAGCGCATGCCTTTGAAGCTGTGATTTTGTTTTTGGTATCGGCCATGGTATTTATGGTTTTAAAATCGCCCAGAGTGATGTTTACTTGCCTGGGCATATGTGCAATATTGTGTCTCTATCTCAAACAAAAAAGTAATAGTGGCATCAAATCGCTCTTCAATATATCGAGCCCCGATTTTAGTATCTGTCAGGTATTGATATCCGGAGGATCAGATCAATATGAGATGGTCTCCAAAAGCCTGCTCAACAGTAAAGCCGATATCATCAGCATTCAAGAAGTGACTCCAGATTGGGCTATAGTATTAAATGATGCATTGAGTGAGGTCTACACCTATGAAGCTATGCTCAGTAGGATCGACCCCTATGGCATGGTTATCTACTCAAAATTTCCCATTAAAAAAGTGGACACTTTGATGTCTGTTGATACTTCAGGAGCGATGCTGATACCTGCGCTCAAACTGAGCCTGGATGTCAATGGTCACCAGCTTGAATTTATTGGTTGCCACGTGTTGCCCAGGCTAAGTGTAGGTGATTTTGAAAAAGTACAAGGATTTTTTAATATGATCAGCCAAAATGCACAATCCAATACCGGTGAAAATATCATGATTTCCGGTGATCTGGGAGTGACTCCCTGGGATGGAGTGCTTCAGAGCCTTATCCAATCTTCAGGACTGACATTGAGCCGTCGCGAACCCCATCTGTTCGTCCAACCATTTGAACATATACTGTATTCTTCTGACATCACCTGCAACCAATTAAGGGAAGTGCTTACCCCTGAGCGATTTCATCTCGGCATTCAGGGATATTATGTTTTTGCAAAAACTCAGTAA